Proteins encoded within one genomic window of Microbacterium sp. LKL04:
- the sigJ gene encoding RNA polymerase sigma factor SigJ encodes MRPGTEIAMTDAATRPIGDVDASRRTLVAAAYRMLGTLADAEDAVQEAYVRWLRLSASEREAIENPGGWLMRVTGRICLDVLGSARVRHETYVGEWLPEPVPVGASGDPVDVVVGAEGVSTALLVVVETLTPAERVAFVLHEAFAVPFAEIAEVLGRSADACRQLAASARRHVGRRAGAGVPRGRHDELIAAFAAASASGSLDALVRVLAPDVVLVSDGGGIVSAARRPVRGADHVARFLLGLAAKQPTATYEPAVTGDGLGFAIRVDGVLAAAVTFATDGDRITDVWMMRNPEKLRAWV; translated from the coding sequence GTGAGGCCCGGGACGGAGATCGCCATGACGGATGCCGCGACCCGCCCGATCGGCGACGTCGACGCCTCCCGCCGTACGCTCGTCGCCGCGGCGTACCGCATGCTCGGAACGTTGGCCGACGCTGAGGACGCAGTGCAGGAGGCTTACGTCCGGTGGCTGCGATTGAGCGCATCCGAGCGCGAGGCCATCGAGAATCCCGGCGGCTGGCTCATGCGCGTGACGGGACGGATCTGCCTCGACGTGCTGGGCTCCGCACGCGTCCGGCACGAGACGTACGTGGGGGAGTGGCTGCCCGAGCCGGTTCCCGTCGGCGCGTCCGGTGACCCTGTCGATGTCGTCGTCGGGGCCGAGGGCGTGTCGACCGCCCTCCTGGTGGTGGTGGAGACGCTCACCCCCGCCGAGCGCGTCGCCTTCGTGCTACACGAGGCGTTCGCGGTGCCGTTCGCCGAGATCGCCGAGGTGCTGGGGAGGTCGGCGGACGCGTGCCGGCAATTGGCGGCATCCGCTCGCCGTCACGTCGGGCGCCGCGCGGGCGCCGGCGTCCCGCGGGGCCGTCACGACGAACTGATCGCGGCCTTCGCCGCCGCGAGTGCGAGCGGGAGTCTCGACGCCCTCGTCCGGGTGCTCGCGCCCGACGTCGTCCTGGTCTCCGACGGCGGCGGGATCGTGTCCGCCGCGCGGCGGCCGGTCCGCGGGGCGGACCACGTCGCGCGCTTCCTGCTCGGGCTCGCGGCCAAGCAGCCGACCGCGACCTACGAGCCGGCCGTCACCGGAGACGGGCTCGGGTTCGCGATCCGGGTCGACGGCGTCCTCGCGGCCGCGGTCACCTTCGCCACCGATGGTGATCGGATCACCGATGTCTGGATGATGCGGAACCCCGAGAAGCTTCGCGCGTGGGTGTAG
- a CDS encoding aspartate-semialdehyde dehydrogenase — translation MTVFSESGFSVAVVGATGQVGTVMRDILVDRAFPIRELRLFATARSAGSTIEVDGREIVVEDVATADPSGIQIALFSAGATGSRAHAPRFADAGAVVIDNSSAWRMDPEVPLVVSEVNPHAIRNLPKGIIANPNCTTMAAMPVLKPLHVEAELVRLTVSTYQAVSGSGLAGAEELLGQVESVVAQGGAIGLVHDGAAVDFPEPQKYVAPIAFNVIPFAGSLVDDGDNETDEEKKLRNESRKILELPGLRVAGTCVRVPVFTGHSLSIHAEFAEDITPDRAREILADAAGVALADVPTPLVAAGADPSLVGRIRADQSAPEGKGLVLFISNDNLRKGAALNAVQIAELVAADLAARV, via the coding sequence ATGACCGTCTTCTCCGAATCGGGATTCTCCGTCGCCGTCGTCGGCGCCACCGGACAGGTCGGGACGGTGATGCGCGACATCCTCGTCGACCGCGCTTTCCCGATCCGCGAGCTGCGCCTGTTCGCGACGGCACGCTCGGCGGGCTCGACGATCGAGGTCGACGGTCGCGAGATCGTCGTCGAGGACGTCGCGACGGCGGACCCCAGCGGCATCCAGATCGCCCTGTTCTCGGCGGGTGCGACGGGCTCCCGCGCCCACGCCCCGCGCTTCGCGGATGCCGGCGCCGTCGTCATCGACAACTCGAGCGCCTGGCGCATGGACCCCGAGGTGCCGCTCGTCGTCAGCGAGGTCAACCCGCACGCGATCCGCAACCTGCCCAAGGGCATCATCGCCAACCCGAACTGCACGACGATGGCCGCGATGCCCGTCCTGAAGCCGCTGCACGTCGAGGCGGAGCTCGTCCGGCTCACCGTCAGCACGTACCAGGCGGTCTCGGGCTCCGGTCTCGCGGGCGCCGAGGAGCTCCTCGGCCAGGTCGAATCCGTCGTCGCCCAGGGCGGAGCCATCGGCCTCGTCCACGACGGTGCCGCGGTGGACTTCCCCGAGCCGCAGAAGTACGTCGCGCCCATCGCCTTCAACGTCATCCCGTTCGCGGGCAGTCTCGTCGACGACGGCGACAACGAGACCGACGAGGAGAAGAAGCTCCGCAACGAGAGCCGCAAGATCCTCGAGCTCCCGGGCCTCCGCGTCGCCGGCACGTGCGTCCGTGTTCCGGTCTTCACGGGCCACTCGCTGTCGATCCACGCCGAGTTCGCCGAGGACATCACGCCCGACCGGGCCCGTGAGATCCTTGCGGACGCCGCAGGCGTCGCCCTGGCCGACGTCCCCACGCCGCTCGTTGCCGCCGGAGCCGACCCGAGCCTCGTCGGACGCATCCGCGCCGACCAGTCCGCGCCCGAGGGCAAGGGGCTCGTGCTCTTCATCAGCAACGACAACCTCCGCAAGGGCGCGGCGCTCAACGCCGTTCAGATCGCCGAGCTCGTCGCGGCCGACCTGGCCGCCCGCGTCTGA